A section of the Myxococcus xanthus genome encodes:
- a CDS encoding sigma 54-interacting transcriptional regulator: MEVEGGRDTPLHVTLPYEHARRGYDASTVRRFRLTVAEGPNMGTTWESTGDTCSVGSHPLNDFAVEDSTVSRFHCEVRIGPRGPQVKDLDSLNGVIVDGVQVVEGVLRSGSLLRLGRVVLRFDFSAENNRLPLSENSRFGTLVGASVAMRGCFAMMERAAGRDVTVLLEGETGTGKSQAALAIHQASPRRDAPFLIVDCGAIPAHLLESELFGHEKGAFTGAVQRRAGVFEEADGGTVFLDEIGELPAELQPKLLRVLENREIRRVGSNTYQPVNVRLLAATHRDLRAEVNAGRFRSDLFFRLAVLRLLLPPLRQRPEDLPMLVEGILDLLGADRERTGALRTQDFLARLRHAAWPGNVRELRNYLERCLVFEEAVELSEEEAHRSGPPEVDPSQPYADQRRHVVDDFERRYLRALLEKHQGKVAQAAVTAGMDRVHLYRLLRRHGIKP, from the coding sequence ATGGAAGTCGAAGGTGGGCGTGACACGCCGCTGCACGTCACGCTGCCCTACGAGCACGCGCGCCGGGGCTATGACGCCTCCACGGTGCGCCGGTTCCGGCTCACGGTGGCGGAAGGCCCGAACATGGGGACGACGTGGGAGTCCACGGGCGACACCTGCTCGGTGGGCTCGCACCCGCTGAACGACTTCGCCGTGGAGGACTCCACGGTGTCCCGGTTCCACTGCGAGGTGCGCATCGGGCCACGGGGCCCCCAGGTGAAGGACCTGGACAGCCTCAACGGCGTCATCGTCGACGGGGTGCAGGTGGTGGAGGGCGTGCTGCGCAGTGGCAGCCTGCTGCGCCTGGGCCGCGTGGTGCTGCGCTTCGACTTCAGCGCGGAGAACAACCGCCTGCCGCTGTCGGAGAACTCGCGCTTCGGCACGCTGGTGGGCGCCTCCGTGGCCATGCGGGGCTGCTTCGCGATGATGGAGCGCGCGGCGGGCCGCGACGTGACGGTGCTGCTCGAAGGCGAGACGGGCACGGGCAAGAGCCAGGCCGCGCTGGCCATCCACCAGGCCAGTCCCCGGCGCGACGCGCCCTTCCTCATCGTGGACTGCGGCGCCATCCCCGCGCACCTGTTGGAGAGCGAGCTGTTCGGCCACGAGAAGGGCGCGTTCACCGGCGCCGTCCAGCGGCGCGCGGGCGTCTTCGAGGAAGCCGACGGCGGCACCGTCTTCCTGGACGAGATTGGCGAGCTGCCCGCGGAGTTGCAGCCCAAGCTGCTGCGCGTGCTGGAGAACCGCGAGATTCGCCGCGTGGGCAGCAACACGTATCAGCCGGTGAACGTGCGCCTCCTCGCCGCCACGCACCGAGACCTTCGCGCGGAGGTCAACGCGGGCCGGTTCCGCTCCGACCTCTTCTTCCGGCTCGCGGTGCTGCGCTTGCTGCTTCCACCGCTGCGTCAGCGTCCGGAGGACCTGCCCATGTTGGTGGAAGGCATCCTCGACCTGCTCGGCGCGGACCGCGAGCGCACGGGCGCGCTGCGCACGCAGGACTTCCTGGCCAGGTTGCGGCACGCGGCGTGGCCCGGCAACGTGCGCGAGCTGCGCAACTACCTGGAGCGCTGCCTTGTCTTCGAGGAAGCAGTCGAGCTCTCCGAGGAAGAAGCCCACCGCTCCGGCCCACCCGAGGTGGACCCCTCGCAGCCGTACGCCGACCAGCGCCGTCACGTCGTCGACGACTTCGAGCGCCGCTATCTGCGCGCGCTGCTGGAGAAACACCAGGGCAAGGTGGCCCAGGCAGCCGTCACCGCGGGCATGGACCGCGTCCACCTCTACCGCCTGCTGCGACGCCACGGCATCAAGCCGTGA
- a CDS encoding MmcQ/YjbR family DNA-binding protein — protein MATRGRRRAMRGGGTQGLTFDAVRALALSLPGMEEGTSFGTPAFRVRKKFIARFHEDGESLVVKVEPGVRDVLIQAEPDSCYITEHYAGYPEYLLVRVAAARPALVRQLLEDAWRRTASQRQLAERARDAD, from the coding sequence ATGGCGACACGGGGTAGGCGCCGCGCGATGCGCGGTGGGGGGACGCAGGGGCTGACGTTCGACGCGGTGCGCGCGCTGGCGCTGTCTCTACCGGGGATGGAGGAGGGCACGTCTTTCGGGACGCCCGCGTTCCGCGTGCGCAAGAAGTTCATCGCCCGCTTCCATGAGGACGGCGAGTCGCTGGTGGTGAAGGTCGAGCCCGGCGTGCGGGACGTCCTCATTCAGGCCGAGCCAGACAGTTGCTACATCACCGAACATTACGCGGGGTACCCCGAGTACCTGCTCGTGCGCGTTGCCGCGGCGCGTCCGGCGCTCGTCCGCCAACTGTTGGAGGACGCGTGGCGGAGGACTGCCTCCCAGCGGCAGCTGGCGGAGCGGGCGCGGGACGCGGACTGA
- a CDS encoding cyclic nucleotide-binding domain-containing protein: MTESAGGQGEGSGRLRTPVEGALRAVRSLVELEDTDRAAQLYEELGDAQRERIRHEAEQGPAKERRGFVEVLRRARDFLGAARLMDGQGEDATAGDLYFQSGKYMAAAESYLRAGDAERAAAAFERGGALERALAIYRELGSREAMAQCLVRLDRPFEAATLYRELGQAHAEVEALGGVRAEDPRFVEAVLRICQLLDAEGFTHRALAVLADAVSSSEDARGDPALVTEKARLLRRMGMEAEAEAMLIRRSGGASAPAANGYRFLKAIPIFGELSLEDMKDLYRLARQVVIAPGAVLLEKGAPGLGLFVLMDGSVDVFSGPEEDARHLNTLGPGAYLGEISLVQDGPVSAHVRARTSVRALRISRVDFERFVDTHEAAALRIFRLFTQNLAGRVRALST, translated from the coding sequence ATGACAGAGTCAGCAGGTGGTCAGGGCGAGGGGAGCGGGCGGCTGCGCACGCCCGTGGAGGGTGCCCTCCGCGCGGTGCGCTCTCTGGTCGAGTTGGAGGACACGGACCGGGCGGCACAGCTCTACGAGGAGCTGGGCGATGCGCAGCGCGAGCGCATCCGTCACGAAGCTGAACAGGGGCCGGCGAAGGAGCGCCGTGGCTTCGTCGAGGTGCTGCGGCGCGCGCGGGACTTCCTGGGCGCGGCCCGGCTGATGGACGGCCAGGGCGAGGACGCCACCGCCGGGGACCTCTACTTCCAGAGTGGCAAGTACATGGCCGCCGCGGAGAGCTACCTCCGAGCGGGTGATGCCGAGCGCGCCGCCGCCGCCTTCGAGCGAGGTGGCGCGCTGGAACGCGCGCTGGCCATCTACCGGGAGCTGGGCTCGCGCGAAGCCATGGCGCAGTGCCTGGTGCGCCTGGACCGTCCCTTCGAGGCGGCCACGCTCTACCGGGAGCTGGGACAGGCGCACGCGGAGGTCGAGGCGCTCGGAGGCGTGCGCGCGGAGGACCCGCGCTTCGTGGAGGCGGTGCTGCGCATCTGCCAGTTGCTGGACGCGGAGGGCTTCACGCACCGGGCGCTGGCGGTGCTCGCGGACGCGGTGAGCAGCTCGGAGGATGCGCGCGGGGACCCGGCGCTGGTGACGGAGAAGGCCCGGCTGCTGCGCCGCATGGGGATGGAGGCGGAAGCGGAGGCCATGCTCATTCGCCGTTCCGGAGGCGCGTCGGCGCCTGCGGCGAACGGGTACCGGTTCCTCAAGGCCATCCCCATCTTCGGCGAGCTGTCCCTGGAGGACATGAAGGACCTCTATCGGCTGGCGCGTCAGGTCGTCATCGCGCCCGGCGCCGTGTTGCTGGAGAAGGGCGCGCCCGGCCTGGGACTCTTCGTCCTCATGGACGGCTCCGTGGACGTCTTCAGTGGCCCCGAGGAGGACGCCCGGCACCTCAACACGCTGGGGCCCGGGGCGTACCTGGGGGAAATCTCCCTGGTGCAGGATGGGCCCGTGTCCGCCCATGTCCGTGCGCGGACCTCCGTGCGGGCGCTGCGCATCAGCCGTGTCGACTTCGAACGCTTCGTGGATACGCACGAGGCGGCGGCGCTGCGCATCTTCCGCCTCTTCACCCAGAACCTCGCGGGCCGGGTGCGTGCGCTGAGCACCTGA
- a CDS encoding PAS domain-containing sensor histidine kinase, translated as MEDTNGCPGLARRIAYSGQGESKQDAADQLRLLIESVTDHAILTLDLDGYVASWNPGAERIKGYRADEILGQHFSRFYPPEAVARNRPRHGLEVATREGRFEEDGWRVRKDGSRFWANVVITALYDETGQLRGFGKVTRDFTARYQAQEQREMERLREALRIRDDFLSVASHELRTPLTPLQLKLTAMRRAVDSAPGGMLPSERVERDLDVAVRQVRKLVELVDDLLDVSRISVGQLALERVPADLTALLREVVARYLPQASQLGSTVELDAPAPVQGEWDTRRVEQVMTNLLSNALKYGGGKPIHVSLRAEGGMALLSVRDEGIGIAPEALPHVFDRFMRAVSGRNFSGLGLGLFIAHQVVSAHGGDIQVSSVPDKGSTFSVRLPLGPT; from the coding sequence ATGGAAGACACCAACGGCTGCCCCGGACTTGCCAGGCGCATCGCATATTCCGGGCAAGGCGAATCCAAGCAAGACGCCGCGGACCAGCTCCGGCTGTTGATTGAGAGCGTCACTGACCATGCCATCCTGACGCTCGACCTGGACGGATACGTAGCGAGCTGGAACCCGGGCGCTGAGCGCATCAAGGGCTACCGCGCGGACGAGATTCTGGGGCAGCACTTCAGCCGCTTCTATCCGCCCGAAGCCGTGGCGCGGAACCGGCCGCGGCACGGGCTCGAGGTGGCGACGCGTGAGGGCCGCTTCGAGGAGGACGGCTGGCGCGTCCGCAAGGACGGCAGCCGCTTCTGGGCCAACGTCGTCATCACCGCGCTGTATGACGAGACAGGGCAACTGCGTGGCTTCGGCAAGGTGACGCGCGACTTCACCGCCCGCTACCAGGCCCAGGAGCAACGGGAGATGGAGCGCCTACGGGAGGCGCTTCGCATCCGTGACGACTTCCTGTCCGTGGCGTCCCACGAGCTGCGCACGCCGCTCACCCCGCTGCAACTGAAGCTGACGGCCATGCGCCGCGCCGTCGACAGCGCCCCGGGAGGCATGCTGCCGAGCGAGCGCGTGGAGCGCGACCTCGACGTCGCCGTCCGCCAGGTGCGCAAGCTGGTGGAGCTGGTGGACGACCTGCTTGACGTGTCACGTATCAGCGTGGGCCAGCTGGCCCTGGAGCGCGTGCCCGCGGACCTCACGGCGCTGCTTCGAGAGGTCGTCGCCCGCTACCTGCCACAAGCCAGCCAGCTCGGAAGCACCGTGGAACTGGACGCGCCTGCGCCCGTGCAGGGCGAATGGGACACACGCCGGGTGGAGCAGGTGATGACCAACCTCCTCTCCAACGCGCTCAAGTACGGAGGGGGCAAGCCGATTCACGTCAGCCTGCGCGCGGAAGGCGGCATGGCGCTGCTGAGCGTTCGCGACGAGGGCATCGGCATCGCGCCGGAAGCACTGCCCCACGTCTTCGACCGGTTCATGCGGGCCGTGTCCGGCCGCAACTTCAGTGGGCTGGGGCTCGGCCTCTTCATCGCCCACCAGGTCGTTTCGGCGCACGGGGGCGACATCCAGGTGTCCAGCGTGCCGGACAAAGGGAGCACGTTCAGCGTCCGGCTCCCGCTCGGCCCCACGTAG